The following coding sequences are from one Sphingomonadaceae bacterium OTU29LAMAA1 window:
- a CDS encoding TonB-dependent receptor produces the protein MRLRHAILVTTALAGFARAAHAQDAPTTTAPSGSDAAQADAAGADGDIVVTGYRGSLRNAINVKRNANAVVDVITAEDVGKFPDRNVAESLSHIPGVSIDRRFGEGEKVAILGTDPALNRMLLDGHALASADWGGNDNDPSSRTFNYSLLAPELVDRLEVYKSPEPRIEEGSIGGTVIVRTRRPLDLPANSIFASGGYSYNDRSDKGNIRGSGLYSWKNAAETFGILAAVTYDKQNLTRAGVEFFGYDNAAPNANGTYNSPFVNRAANGTLSLKSPGATINGGTIADLYRAASPFGINYAYFQQQRERKSLSGTVQFRPSSDLTFTLNGLHIDGNYNNYSQSMYTIPGAWTGDKLQSATISNGVVTAASFGAATSQSAQLDTLVRRTKLKTDNINLFADWEGDNGAKIGFAGGWSKATGGRNPEYLFNVQTKLPFSYAFSNNSADVNFTGDLTNPANYFTNPNNNPAQIEGRPVIVAGTQLNAAQIGGLDYSVTTDRDIFGSYDATIPVNFGPFKEILLGSRVTDHVNRIDARGVNTYLQRSLTGAQLGVTTLVTPDGTFSGSGGNGNATKYLNLPEQSVIDILANAINSPLVSKVGASTKVKETVAASYAQANFDQGGLRGNIGGRLVYTRDVSNYALSLTTIANPNPVPTPTRTVTDYLKFLPSVNIAYEISPQFVVRGAVAKVISRPRYQDLAASVSQNDVTNDAGGGNPNLKPYESTNYELTAEWYPRAGSLVAVELFRREISNYIINTIAPAQLFNSLRARLETYNVSQPINGGKAKVNGALISAQSEIWGGFGLQANYTYQDSTTSSVDATGATLNLPYLSKHNVNVIPYFESGPFQARLSYNYRTAYFRTIGRLNSREMVAPYSQLDASASLNLTKGIILSVNAQNLLDETYLQYNATRDRPTAFYKNGRTFSAALSFRM, from the coding sequence ATGCGCCTGCGTCACGCGATCCTCGTCACCACCGCTCTGGCCGGTTTCGCCCGCGCCGCCCATGCGCAGGATGCCCCGACCACCACCGCGCCCAGTGGCAGCGACGCCGCCCAGGCCGATGCGGCGGGTGCGGACGGTGACATCGTCGTCACCGGTTATCGCGGATCCCTGCGCAACGCGATCAACGTCAAGCGTAACGCCAACGCAGTCGTCGATGTCATCACCGCGGAAGACGTCGGCAAGTTCCCCGATCGCAACGTCGCCGAATCGCTGTCGCACATCCCCGGCGTCAGCATCGACCGTCGCTTCGGCGAGGGCGAAAAGGTCGCCATTCTCGGCACCGACCCGGCGCTCAACCGCATGCTGCTCGACGGCCACGCGCTCGCCTCGGCCGACTGGGGCGGCAACGACAACGATCCGTCGAGCCGCACCTTCAACTATTCGCTGCTCGCGCCCGAGCTCGTCGACCGGCTGGAAGTCTACAAGTCGCCCGAACCGCGCATCGAGGAGGGCAGCATCGGCGGCACCGTCATCGTCCGCACGCGTCGGCCGCTCGACCTGCCGGCCAATTCGATATTCGCTTCCGGCGGTTATTCGTACAACGACCGATCGGACAAGGGGAACATCCGCGGCTCCGGCCTTTACAGCTGGAAGAACGCGGCCGAGACGTTCGGCATCCTCGCCGCCGTCACCTATGACAAGCAGAACCTGACCCGCGCCGGTGTCGAGTTCTTCGGCTACGACAATGCCGCACCGAATGCGAACGGCACCTATAACAGCCCCTTCGTCAACCGCGCCGCCAACGGCACGCTCAGCCTGAAGAGCCCGGGAGCGACGATCAACGGCGGCACGATCGCCGACCTGTACAGGGCGGCATCGCCGTTCGGCATCAACTACGCCTATTTCCAGCAGCAGCGCGAGCGCAAGAGCCTGTCGGGTACGGTGCAGTTCCGCCCGTCCAGCGACCTGACCTTCACGCTCAACGGTCTGCACATCGACGGCAATTACAACAACTACAGCCAGTCGATGTACACCATTCCCGGCGCATGGACCGGTGACAAGTTGCAATCGGCGACGATCAGCAACGGCGTCGTCACCGCCGCCAGCTTCGGCGCGGCGACCAGCCAGAGCGCGCAGCTCGACACGCTCGTGCGCCGTACCAAGCTGAAAACCGATAACATCAATCTGTTCGCCGACTGGGAAGGCGATAACGGCGCGAAGATCGGCTTCGCCGGCGGCTGGTCGAAAGCGACCGGCGGCCGCAACCCGGAATACCTTTTCAACGTGCAAACCAAGCTGCCGTTCAGCTACGCTTTCAGCAACAACAGCGCCGACGTGAACTTCACCGGCGATCTGACCAATCCGGCGAACTATTTCACCAACCCCAACAACAATCCGGCGCAGATCGAAGGGCGCCCGGTCATCGTTGCCGGGACGCAGCTGAATGCGGCGCAGATCGGCGGGCTCGATTACAGCGTCACCACCGACCGCGACATCTTCGGCAGTTACGATGCGACGATCCCGGTGAACTTCGGTCCCTTCAAGGAAATCCTGCTCGGCAGCCGCGTCACCGACCACGTCAACCGCATCGATGCGCGCGGCGTGAACACCTATCTGCAACGCTCGCTGACCGGTGCGCAACTCGGCGTCACCACGCTGGTCACCCCCGACGGGACGTTCAGCGGCAGCGGCGGCAACGGCAATGCGACCAAATACCTCAACCTGCCCGAACAGTCGGTCATCGACATTCTCGCGAACGCCATCAACAGCCCGTTGGTCAGCAAGGTCGGCGCGTCGACGAAGGTCAAGGAAACCGTCGCCGCCAGCTACGCGCAGGCGAATTTCGATCAGGGCGGCCTGCGCGGCAACATCGGCGGACGTCTGGTCTATACCCGCGACGTATCCAATTACGCGCTGTCTCTGACGACGATCGCCAACCCTAACCCGGTCCCCACGCCGACCCGCACGGTGACCGATTACCTGAAGTTCCTGCCGAGCGTGAACATCGCGTACGAGATCAGCCCACAGTTCGTCGTCCGCGGCGCCGTCGCCAAGGTGATCTCGCGGCCCCGCTATCAGGATCTTGCCGCATCGGTGTCGCAGAACGACGTGACTAACGATGCGGGCGGCGGCAACCCGAACCTGAAACCGTACGAATCGACCAATTACGAACTGACTGCGGAATGGTATCCGCGCGCCGGTTCGCTGGTCGCCGTCGAGCTGTTCCGCCGCGAGATCAGCAACTACATCATCAACACGATCGCGCCGGCGCAGCTGTTCAATTCGCTGCGAGCGCGCCTCGAAACCTACAACGTCTCGCAGCCGATCAACGGCGGCAAGGCGAAGGTCAACGGTGCGCTGATCTCCGCCCAGAGTGAAATCTGGGGCGGTTTCGGACTTCAGGCGAACTATACGTATCAGGACAGCACGACGTCCTCGGTCGATGCGACCGGCGCGACGCTCAACCTGCCCTATCTGTCGAAGCACAATGTCAATGTGATCCCGTACTTCGAGAGCGGGCCGTTCCAGGCGCGACTGAGCTACAATTACCGTACCGCCTATTTCCGTACGATCGGCCGTCTCAACTCGCGCGAGATGGTGGCACCGTACAGCCAGCTGGACGCATCCGCCTCGCTCAACCTGACGAAGGGCATCATCCTCAGCGTCAACGCGCAGAACCTGCTGGACGAGACGTATCTGCAGTACAACGCAACGAGGGATCGTCCGACCGCCTTCTACAAGAACGGCCGCACCTTCTCTGCGGCGCTATCGTTCCGGATGTAG
- a CDS encoding SIS domain-containing protein: protein MRAETLEAGATVARLLERNGAALHALGARLRAGAPDVVVTCARGSSDHAAMYGKYLIETMVGVPVASAAPSVVSLFDAPVSTRRALCIAISQSGRSPDLLATVEAHARAGAEVVALVNDETSPLADMADTLLALSAGPERSVAATKSCIAAMAGLAAIVAAWSGDAALQAAVEALPAQLDEAVMLDWSAGVEPLADATQMFVIGRGYGFGVAQECALKLKETCQVQAEPFSAAEVRHGPMAIVGEGFPVLALATSDAAGDDVMAVVDTFAGRGAAVLAAHAGDDRAVLPALTAHPAVQPILMLASFYGLAEALSRRRGLDPDTPPHLAKVTRTL, encoded by the coding sequence ATGCGTGCCGAGACACTGGAAGCGGGCGCCACCGTCGCGCGATTGCTGGAGCGGAACGGCGCGGCGCTGCACGCGCTTGGCGCGCGGCTGCGGGCCGGCGCGCCCGACGTGGTCGTCACCTGCGCCCGCGGATCGTCGGATCATGCGGCGATGTATGGCAAATATCTGATCGAGACGATGGTCGGCGTGCCGGTGGCCTCCGCGGCGCCGTCGGTGGTGTCGCTGTTCGACGCCCCGGTGTCCACCCGCCGGGCGCTGTGCATCGCCATCTCGCAATCGGGCCGCAGCCCCGACCTGCTCGCCACGGTCGAGGCACATGCCAGGGCGGGTGCCGAGGTTGTGGCGCTGGTCAACGACGAGACGTCGCCGCTGGCCGATATGGCGGACACGCTGCTGGCGCTGAGCGCCGGGCCGGAGCGATCGGTCGCGGCGACCAAGTCGTGCATCGCGGCGATGGCCGGACTGGCGGCGATCGTGGCCGCATGGTCGGGCGATGCGGCGTTGCAGGCGGCGGTCGAGGCATTGCCGGCGCAGCTGGACGAAGCGGTCATGCTCGACTGGAGCGCCGGCGTCGAACCGCTCGCCGATGCGACGCAGATGTTCGTGATCGGCCGTGGCTATGGCTTCGGCGTCGCGCAGGAATGTGCGCTGAAGCTGAAGGAGACGTGCCAGGTGCAGGCGGAGCCGTTCAGCGCTGCCGAGGTGCGGCACGGACCGATGGCCATCGTCGGCGAAGGCTTTCCGGTGCTGGCGCTCGCGACCAGCGATGCGGCGGGTGACGACGTGATGGCGGTGGTCGATACCTTTGCCGGGCGCGGTGCCGCGGTGCTCGCGGCGCATGCCGGTGACGATCGCGCGGTGCTGCCGGCATTGACGGCGCATCCGGCGGTGCAGCCGATCCTGATGCTGGCGAGCTTCTATGGCCTTGCGGAAGCCTTGTCGCGACGGCGCGGGCTCGACCCCGACACGCCGCCGCACCTCGCGAAGGTGACACGGACGCTATGA
- a CDS encoding GntR family transcriptional regulator, with protein sequence MSFVSRVGRFRTDNPSPLYLQLQQLIRDAIGGEVITRGDAIPAERDLAVDYGVSRITVRKAIEGLVEEGLLTRRRGAGTFVAGRVEKNFSKLSSFTEDMIARGRVPSSAWISRNMGTVSPEESMALALSPSAPVYRFQRLRFADEVPMALELSTIAGFCLPSLEAVDTSLYAALTDAGHRPVRALQRLRAVPFGGDHARMLGVDPGSPGLLIERRGFLRDGRAVEFTRSYYRGDSYDFVAELADT encoded by the coding sequence ATGAGTTTCGTGAGCAGGGTAGGGCGATTCCGTACCGACAATCCCTCGCCGCTCTATTTGCAGCTGCAACAGCTCATCCGCGACGCGATCGGTGGCGAGGTGATCACGCGCGGCGATGCGATTCCCGCCGAGCGTGATCTCGCGGTGGATTATGGCGTGTCGCGCATCACCGTGCGCAAGGCGATCGAGGGGCTGGTCGAAGAGGGTCTGCTGACCCGGCGTCGCGGCGCGGGCACCTTCGTTGCCGGCCGCGTCGAGAAGAATTTCAGTAAGCTGTCGTCGTTCACCGAGGACATGATCGCACGCGGCCGAGTGCCGAGCAGCGCATGGATCTCGCGCAACATGGGCACGGTCAGCCCCGAGGAATCGATGGCGCTGGCGTTATCGCCGAGCGCGCCGGTATACCGGTTCCAGCGGCTGCGCTTCGCCGACGAGGTGCCGATGGCGCTCGAGCTGTCGACGATCGCGGGTTTCTGCCTGCCGTCGCTGGAGGCGGTCGATACCTCGCTCTACGCCGCGCTGACCGATGCGGGGCATCGCCCGGTACGTGCGTTGCAGCGTCTGCGCGCGGTGCCGTTCGGCGGAGATCACGCGCGGATGCTCGGCGTCGATCCGGGTTCGCCGGGCTTGCTGATCGAGCGGCGCGGCTTCCTGCGCGACGGGCGCGCGGTCGAATTCACCCGATCCTATTACCGCGGCGACAGCTACGATTTCGTGGCCGAGCTCGCCGATACCTGA
- a CDS encoding family 20 glycosylhydrolase translates to MTRTVTLGTIMGGVALALLPSAPAIARTEPNPAQAALPLLPLPQSIERTTGSFTVPQGAAIVAADAGGAEAAALLIAHVKVQRGLTLVPGNTGAIRFVRDAAITGDEAYRLTVTPQGIIIAASGNRGFVHGAMTLAQLLSPDAAFGKPVLVPGLSITDAPRFAWRGLMIDPARHFLPMPALRAIVDQMASVKLNTLHLHLTDDQGWRVEIKKYPKLTEIGGWRLPPWTGGAQPTQKVGGFYTQAELKQLVSYAGARGITIVPEVDLPGHAQALVAAYPELGILGDRPAVSNNWGIMPYLFNPGPKGIAFVKDVLDELMAIFPGTYIHLGGDEAVKDQWQRSPQVQAQMNALGIKDENGLQSWMIDQFGTYLQSKGRRLIGWDEILEGGLPASASVMSWRGEQGAVDAAKQGHDVVLSPGNPLYLNGLQSRRGDEPPGRLDVVTLEQVYAYDPLPAAIPADKAHHVLGAQANLWSEYIVTPDQLQHLIFPRAGAVAEITWSAKAGVAKGTRDFAGFLPRIQRQADRWTRGGMHVADSAFAVDFAIDGTRGDALRRNSVPLKLTTQASYGTIRYTTDGSAPTVRSTPYIRPLALKPGTMVKAVAFDATGLATAAPRSFDTGRAALLARTSSDMTACPGGTLGLRVPMTSNAEANAPVFNVNLFDTCTLYPDAPLDVARGYSVDVVRLARHYGLAHEARMVREHYNVSDHGELLVQVGCIAAAKALAAGDKTAHPVAVGAFPLPDPRTAPQRFSFSGKLPKMAGDQDVCFQFTSPAADPFYTVAQVQLTEAVR, encoded by the coding sequence ATGACGCGCACCGTCACACTCGGGACCATCATGGGGGGCGTGGCGCTCGCCCTGCTCCCGTCCGCCCCCGCGATCGCCCGGACCGAACCCAACCCCGCACAGGCGGCTCTTCCGCTCCTGCCCCTGCCGCAATCGATCGAGCGTACCACTGGTAGCTTCACCGTCCCGCAAGGCGCTGCCATCGTCGCGGCGGACGCGGGCGGAGCCGAGGCCGCCGCACTGCTCATCGCGCACGTCAAGGTGCAACGCGGCCTCACGCTCGTTCCCGGCAACACCGGCGCGATCCGCTTCGTTCGCGATGCCGCCATTACCGGCGACGAGGCCTACCGGCTCACGGTTACGCCGCAGGGGATCATCATAGCAGCGTCCGGGAACCGCGGCTTCGTCCATGGTGCGATGACACTGGCGCAATTGCTCAGCCCTGATGCGGCGTTCGGCAAGCCGGTCCTGGTGCCGGGGCTCTCCATCACCGACGCGCCGCGCTTCGCCTGGCGCGGGCTGATGATCGATCCCGCGCGGCATTTCCTCCCCATGCCGGCCCTCCGCGCGATCGTCGACCAGATGGCGTCGGTGAAGCTGAACACACTCCATCTGCACCTGACCGACGATCAGGGCTGGCGGGTCGAGATCAAGAAATACCCGAAGCTCACAGAAATCGGCGGCTGGCGCCTGCCGCCATGGACCGGCGGCGCGCAACCAACGCAGAAGGTCGGCGGCTTCTACACCCAGGCCGAATTGAAGCAGCTCGTTTCCTACGCCGGCGCACGCGGCATCACCATCGTTCCCGAGGTCGACCTGCCCGGCCATGCGCAGGCGCTGGTCGCCGCCTATCCCGAACTCGGCATCCTCGGTGATCGGCCGGCGGTGAGCAACAACTGGGGCATCATGCCCTATCTGTTCAATCCGGGGCCGAAGGGCATCGCCTTCGTCAAGGACGTGCTCGACGAGCTGATGGCGATCTTCCCCGGCACCTACATCCATCTCGGGGGCGATGAGGCGGTGAAGGACCAGTGGCAGCGCAGCCCGCAGGTGCAGGCGCAGATGAACGCGCTGGGCATCAAGGACGAGAACGGCCTGCAAAGCTGGATGATCGACCAGTTCGGCACCTATCTTCAGTCGAAGGGGCGTCGCCTGATCGGTTGGGACGAAATCCTGGAGGGTGGCCTGCCCGCCTCCGCCTCGGTCATGTCGTGGCGCGGCGAACAGGGTGCGGTCGACGCCGCCAAGCAAGGCCACGATGTCGTCCTGTCGCCCGGCAATCCCTTGTATCTGAACGGCCTGCAAAGCCGCCGCGGCGACGAACCGCCCGGTCGGCTCGACGTGGTGACGCTGGAGCAGGTCTACGCCTACGACCCACTGCCCGCGGCGATCCCGGCGGACAAGGCGCATCATGTGCTCGGCGCGCAGGCGAACCTGTGGAGCGAGTACATCGTCACGCCCGATCAGCTGCAGCACCTGATCTTCCCGCGCGCCGGTGCGGTGGCGGAGATCACGTGGTCGGCGAAGGCCGGCGTGGCGAAGGGAACGCGCGACTTCGCCGGCTTCCTGCCGCGCATCCAGCGTCAGGCGGATCGCTGGACGCGGGGCGGCATGCATGTCGCCGACAGCGCCTTTGCGGTCGATTTCGCGATCGACGGCACGCGCGGCGATGCGCTGCGGCGGAACAGCGTACCGCTCAAGCTGACGACGCAGGCATCCTATGGTACGATCCGCTACACCACCGACGGCAGCGCGCCGACGGTCCGGTCGACGCCCTATATCCGGCCACTCGCGCTGAAGCCGGGGACGATGGTGAAGGCGGTCGCGTTCGATGCGACGGGTCTGGCGACCGCCGCTCCCCGCAGCTTCGACACCGGTCGCGCCGCCCTGCTGGCGCGCACGAGTTCGGACATGACCGCCTGCCCGGGCGGGACGCTAGGGCTGCGCGTGCCGATGACATCTAACGCGGAGGCGAACGCACCGGTCTTCAACGTCAATCTGTTCGATACCTGCACCCTCTATCCGGATGCGCCGCTCGACGTGGCGCGCGGCTATAGCGTCGACGTCGTTCGCCTCGCCCGCCATTACGGCCTCGCTCACGAGGCCCGCATGGTCCGGGAGCATTACAACGTGTCCGACCACGGCGAACTTCTCGTTCAGGTCGGCTGCATCGCCGCCGCCAAGGCGCTGGCGGCCGGAGATAAGACCGCGCATCCGGTCGCGGTCGGGGCATTCCCGCTGCCCGACCCCCGCACCGCCCCGCAGCGGTTCAGCTTCAGCGGCAAGCTGCCGAAAATGGCCGGCGATCAAGACGTGTGCTTCCAGTTCACCTCGCCGGCAGCCGATCCGTTCTACACCGTCGCACAGGTGCAATTGACGGAAGCCGTGCGATGA